Genomic window (Akkermansiaceae bacterium):
GCGAAGGTCGTGAGACCTTCGCTACCCCTTGTTGCCGACCGTGATGGATTCGAGCACATCCGCCAATCCCGCCAGTCCGTCACAGAACCACCGCGCTTCCGGGTGGGCCTTCCTTACCAACACCGCTTCCAGCCCTGCCGAGGTCGCACCGCCGACATCCGCGACCCAGCTATCTCCGATCATCACGATCCTCACGCCGTCTCCAGCATACCCGCGCACCATTTGGAACGCGGAAGGGTGCGGCTTCTCGACACCAGTGAGGCCGGAACTGAAGATGATCTCGAAATGCGGTGCCAGTCCGAGAGCCGCCACCAGATCCTCCAGCTCGGGCACGTGATTGGAGAGGATCACATGCCGCCAGCCTGCCGCGGAAAGACGCTCCAAGGCGGGCACCACATCCGCAAAAACCTCCCATCCGGAAGGCTCGCAGTAGATCTCCTTCACCCGGCCCGCCGCGCGGAGTGCCGCCTCACGCCCCATCCCCGCGCCGTTTTCCAACGCGATGACGAACAACGCTTCCAGCCGCGCCCACCATGCGTCCGCCGGTTCATCCACGCGGATGGTTTCCGGCAAGTGCCACGGGAAGCCCTCGCGCAGGTATGGCTTCAGCGCGGCGACATCCACCACCACGCCCTCCGTTGCCGACGCCTGGGCCAAGGCTCCGCTCCACCGCCCATCCCGGCGGGCGAGCGTGTCATCGAAGTCCCAGATCAGGTAACCGGCCATGGGACTGAGGTTGTCTTACCCGATGCTCTCCGCACCGAAGTAGGGCACCAGCGCCTCCGGGATGCGGATGGAGCCGTCCGGCTGCTGGTATTGCTCCAGCAGCGCGACGTAGAGCCGCGGCAGGGCGGTGCCGGAGCCGTTGAGCGTGTGCGGGAAGCGATTCTTGCCCTCGGCATCCTTGAAACGGGTCTTCATCCGGCGGGCTTGGAAATCGCTGAACCATGAGCAGCTTGAAACCTCCAGATACTTGCCGTGGCCGGGAGCCCAGACCTCGATGTCGTAGGTCTTTGACGAATTCGCGCCGAGGTCTCCGGTGCAAAGCTCGATGGTGCGGTAGTGCAGCCCCAGCTTCTGGAGAATGGATTCCGCATGACCGGTCAGTTGCTCCAGCACCTCCAGCCCCTGGTCCGGGTGGACGATCTGGACCAGCTCCACCTTGTCGAACTGGTGCATGCGGATGATGCCCTTGTTGTCACGGCCGGCCGATCCCGCCTCACGGCGGAAACATGGCGTGTAGGCCACCATTTTCACCGGCAGTTCGGCCTCGGAGAGGATGGTGTCGCGCAGGAGATTGGTGACAGGAACCTCCGCGGTGGGGGCGAGGAACAGGCCATTGATGCCGTTCTCGTCCGCATCCGTGCCATACATGTCATCCTCGAATTTCGGGAGCTGGCCGGTGCCTTCCATGCACTCCCGCTTCACGAGGTGCGGAACATTCACCTCCTCATAGCCGTTCGCCGTCTGGGTATCCAAAAGGAAGTTGATCAGCGCGCGCTCCAGCTTCGCCCCCTTGCCGCGATAGACGACGAATGCCGAACCAGCGATGCGGATGCCGTCCTCCCAGTTGATGAGCTTGTGGGCGAGCGCGAGTTCGACGTGGTCCTTCGGAGCTTCCAGCGCGGGCTTCGGCCCCCACTCGCGCACCACCGGGTTCGCAGTCTCGTCGCTGCCTACCGGGCAGGCGTCATGCGGCAGATTCGGGATATTGAGCAGGAGTTCCTGCTGTTTCGCGGTGGCGGTTTCCGCCTCGGCGTCCAGCTCGACGATTTTCTCGTTGATGCCACGCACCTCGGCCTCCAGCTCGGAGCTGTCCAGCCCCTGCGCCTTCATCCCGCCGATGTTCTTGGAAATCGACTTCCGGGAGCCTTGGAACGCCTGTTTGGTGGTTTCGGCGGCGCGACGGGTTTCGTCGCAGGCAAGCACCTCATCGACCAGTTTCCAGTGGTCGCCGCCCCGTGTTTTGAGGCGTTCTTTGACGAGGTCGGGGTTTTCGCGGATGACGCGGATGTCGAGCATGGCGGGGTGAGTCTTGCGGGCCGCCGATGCGCGTTCAAGCGAAAGCTCGGCGGGAAAGGCACCCGGGCGCCGGGAATCCGCTTTCAGAAAACCGCGTGAAATCCGGGGAAATACCCCTTCCGTGTGATGAAATTCCTGATATTTATGTCAGATTTTGGCCCGTCGTGACGTATGTTCGTGCAGATACACGATGGGTTTTCCGCTCTCTTTCCTCCGCTCCGCCACACGCAGCATCCCGGCTTTCGTGGCTGCGGGCATTTCGTTTTCCAGTGCCAGTGTCCGGGCAGCGGAGCCGGTGAGCGTGAAGGCCCCGGCTGCAGCCCCTTCGAAAGCCCAGCTCGCGGAGACCTACAAGAAGGAGATCCTGCCCATCTTCACGACCTATTGCTACGACTGCCATGGCGACGGCTCGAAAAAGGGGGAGCTGGCGATGGACCACTACGCGGACATCGACGCGATGATCGCCGACCGGGATGTCTGGAAGCGCATCCGCGACCACATCGACTTCCGCCTGATGCCGCCACCGGACGAGGATGCTCCGGATGACGTCAACCGGAAGAAGCTCATTTCATGGATCGACGACGCGGTGTTCCCCGTCGATCCGAACAACCCGGACCCGGGCCACGTGACGCTCCGCCGTTTCAACCGGACGGAATACAGGAACACCATCCGCGACCTGCTGGGGGTGAACGTGAATGTGGATGAGATCCTGCCCGCGGACGACAGCGGCTACGGCTTCGACAATATCGGGGACGTGCTCACCCTTTCCCCGGCCCACTTGGAGCGTTACCTGGAAGCGGCCCGTGTCGCCCTCAATCTGGCGATCGATCTCGGTCCGCTGCGTCTTCCGCAGAGGGTCGTCAACGGCCATGAATTCAAGGGCAATGGCAACCGTGACAAGGAAGGCTTCTTCTTTTTCGCGAATGCGGAGGCGGTGAGGGAGTTCAAGCTGCCGCCGGGACGCTACAAGTTCATGGTCCGGGCCGGCGCGGAAGCCATCGCCAAGGAACCGGCGAAGATGGTCCTGCGGCTGGATGGCGCGGACGCCCACACATGGGAGGTGAAAAATCTCCGCTCCAAGCTGGAGACCTATGAAGCCGAGATCCGGGTCGAGGGAAAGGCGAACACGAAGGTGGGCATCGCCTTCACCAATGACTTCTACGACGCCGCGAACCCGGACCCGAAGGAGCGCGACCGTAACCTGCTGGTGAAGCAGGTCATCGTGGAAGGCCCGCTCGACGGGCCGATGGCCCCGCGCCCAGAGACCCACCGCAGGATCTATGGTGAGAGGGCGAACGACCTGACGGACGATGCCTACATGCTGGAGGTCCTCAACCGCTTCGCGCGGCGCGCATTCCGCCGTCCGGCGGAGTCCGGTGAGATCGAGCGCTATCTCGCCTTCAACCGCCTCGCCAAATCGCAGGGCAAGCCGGTGGAGGAAGCCATCCGCCACGCACTGGAGGCCATGCTGATCTCCCCGACCTTCCTTTTCCGCGAAGAGCCGGGCATCGGCACGGCGAAGGGCGGCCGCCAGCTCATCTCCGAACATGCGCTGGCCGCCCGGCTGTCATATTTCCTCTGGAGCACGATGCCGGACGACGAGTTGATGAAGCTCTCCAGCGCCGGGAAGCTGCGCGAGAACCTGCCGCAGCAGATCGCTCGGATGCTGGCGGACAAGAAGGCGGAGGCATTCACCTCGAACTTCGCCGGCCAGTGGCTGCAACTCCGGAACCTTTCCGGGGCTTTCCCCAACCGCTACATGTTCCCGTCGTTCTACGACGACCGTCTGGCACCGCTGATGCGGAGGGAGACGGAAATGCTTTTCGCCAACATCCTCCAGGAAAACCTCCCGGTGGACACCCTGCTCACGGCGGACTACACCTTCATCAACGACAAGCTGGCGAAGCACTATGCCATCCCGGGTGTGGAGGGTGATGAGTTCCGGAAAGTGTCCCTGAAGGATACGCCCCGGCGCGGCATCTTCGGCCACGGTTCCTTCCTGGTGCTGACCTCCTACCCGAACCGCACCTCACCCGTGCTGCGCGGCCAGTACATCCTGGAAAACCTCCTGCACACCCCCGCCCCACCGCCCCCGCCGAACGTGCCGCAGCTCACCGCCACCGGTGGCAGCAAGAAGAAAGAGAGCCTGCGCGAGCAGATGGAAAGGCACCGGGATGACCCCGCCTGCGCCTCCTGCCACGCGTTGATGGACCCCATCGGCTTCGGGCTGGAGAACTTCGACGCCGTCGGACGCTGGCGCGAGAAAGAAGGCGCGATCCCCGTGAACGCCTCCGGCACCCTCGTCACCGGCCAATCCTTCGCCGGCCCGCAGGATCTGATGAAGATCATCTCCAACGACAACCGCCATGCCTTCCACAAGGCGATGGCGGAAAAACTCCTCACCTACGCGCTGGGCCGCGGGGTCGATTGGTATGACCGTCCGGCGGTCGAAACCATCGTCGCAAAGACGGATGCCGATGGCGGGCGCTTCGCCCAACTGATCCATGCTGTCGTCACCTCCGTCCCGTTCCAGTTCCGCCGCGACTGAAATTCCGAATAATTCCCTCTTCCAACCCTCTTACGCAAAGCCATGAGTTCACGCCGCACTTTCCTCAAGGGCATCGCAGGCACCCTCGCCCTGCCCAGCCTCCAGTCGATCGTCAGAGCCGCACCCGCCGCCGCGGCCGCCGCACCCACCCGGCTTGGCTTCGTGTACATCCCGAACGGGGTGAACCTGGACCTGTGGCAGCCAAAGGGCACGGAGAACATCTCCGAATCCCTGTCCCCTCTCTCCGCGCTCCGCCAGCATTACTCCGTAATGCGCGGGCTCGACCACAAGTATGCGAACTCCAATGGTGACGGCGGAGGCGACCACGCCCGCGCGAACGCCACTTTCCTGACCGGCGTGCAGGCCCGCAAAACCTCCGGCGCGGACATCAAGCTCGGCGTGTCCGTCGATCAGGTGGCCGCCCAGCAGCTCGGCCACCTCACCCGCCTGCCCTCGCTGGAACTTTCCACGGACCCACCCCGCCGCTCCGGCAACTGTGACTCCGGCTACTCCTGCGCCTACCAGTTCAACCTCGCATGGCGGGGTGAGGCGACCCCGGCTCCCGCCGAGCGGGACCCGCGGCTGGTGTTCGAGAAAATGTTCGGCTCCGGGGACCCGAAGGAGGACTCCCGCCGCAGGCTCCACCAGAAGAGCGTGCTGGACTTCGTCATGGAGGACGCGAAGCGCCTCAACAGCCGCCTCGACGGCTCCGACAAGGCGAAAATGGACGAATACCTCACCTCCGTCCGGGATGTGGAGAGCCGCATCCAGCAGGCGGAGAAATTCCGCATCGAGGCTCCGGAGGAACTCCGGCCCAACGGCGTGCCGGAAACCTACAAGGACCATATCCGCACCATGTTTGACATGATGGTGCTGGCCTTCCAGACGGACAGCACCCGGGTCGCCACCTACCTGCTCGCCCACGACGGATCAAACCGGACCTTCGGCGAAATCGGCGTGACGGACGCCCACCACCAGCTCTCCCATCACCGCGGCGATCCGGAAATCCTCGCCAAGATCGCCCTCATCGACAAATTCTACATCGAGCAGTTCGCCTACTTCCTTGAGAAGATGCGCTCCATCAAGGAAGGCAGCGGCACGTTGCTCGACCACTCCATGATCGTCTTTGGCGGTGGCATCGCCGATGGCAACCGCCACAACCACAACGACCTCCCGATCCTCCTCGCAGGCGGAGGCAACGGCACTCTCAAGCAAGGCCGCGTGATCGAAGCGCCGAAAGGCACGCCGATGACCAACCTCTACCTTTCCCTGCTCGACCGCATGAACGTGAAGGCGGAGCGCATCGGCGACTCCAACGGAAAGCTGGAGTCCATCGCGTCCTGAGTAAGGAGGGTGGACACTCCTGTCCACCGACTGCAACAGGAACACAGGGCAACGGTGGAAAATAGGAGATGGCGCGAATCACCTTCGCGATCTCTTGGAGGTTTGCGTCTTTGCGGTAAATCTTCATGATTTGCCAATGCCGCCGGTGGACAGGAGTGTCCACCCTCCTTTCTAAAACACCAGGCACCCCGGGCGGGATTCGAACCCGCAGAACGGTTTCCCGCCGTCCATCTTCGGAAAGATGGCTGCAACCCGATGAACGGGCCTGGCTGTCCATTCGCCTTCCGGAGTGAAATGAAAAGCTCCCACCAGGATGGAAACCTGGAGCGGGCGATGAGATTCGAACTCACAACATCCACCTTGGGAAGGTGGCGCTCTACCGTTGAGCTACGCCCGCGCACGCAGGTTGCGCGGGAGGGGTCTAATAACCGCACCCGGTGACGTGCAAGGGTTGATT
Coding sequences:
- a CDS encoding HAD family hydrolase, yielding MAGYLIWDFDDTLARRDGRWSGALAQASATEGVVVDVAALKPYLREGFPWHLPETIRVDEPADAWWARLEALFVIALENGAGMGREAALRAAGRVKEIYCEPSGWEVFADVVPALERLSAAGWRHVILSNHVPELEDLVAALGLAPHFEIIFSSGLTGVEKPHPSAFQMVRGYAGDGVRIVMIGDSWVADVGGATSAGLEAVLVRKAHPEARWFCDGLAGLADVLESITVGNKG
- the serS gene encoding serine--tRNA ligase produces the protein MLDIRVIRENPDLVKERLKTRGGDHWKLVDEVLACDETRRAAETTKQAFQGSRKSISKNIGGMKAQGLDSSELEAEVRGINEKIVELDAEAETATAKQQELLLNIPNLPHDACPVGSDETANPVVREWGPKPALEAPKDHVELALAHKLINWEDGIRIAGSAFVVYRGKGAKLERALINFLLDTQTANGYEEVNVPHLVKRECMEGTGQLPKFEDDMYGTDADENGINGLFLAPTAEVPVTNLLRDTILSEAELPVKMVAYTPCFRREAGSAGRDNKGIIRMHQFDKVELVQIVHPDQGLEVLEQLTGHAESILQKLGLHYRTIELCTGDLGANSSKTYDIEVWAPGHGKYLEVSSCSWFSDFQARRMKTRFKDAEGKNRFPHTLNGSGTALPRLYVALLEQYQQPDGSIRIPEALVPYFGAESIG
- a CDS encoding DUF1592 domain-containing protein, with amino-acid sequence MGFPLSFLRSATRSIPAFVAAGISFSSASVRAAEPVSVKAPAAAPSKAQLAETYKKEILPIFTTYCYDCHGDGSKKGELAMDHYADIDAMIADRDVWKRIRDHIDFRLMPPPDEDAPDDVNRKKLISWIDDAVFPVDPNNPDPGHVTLRRFNRTEYRNTIRDLLGVNVNVDEILPADDSGYGFDNIGDVLTLSPAHLERYLEAARVALNLAIDLGPLRLPQRVVNGHEFKGNGNRDKEGFFFFANAEAVREFKLPPGRYKFMVRAGAEAIAKEPAKMVLRLDGADAHTWEVKNLRSKLETYEAEIRVEGKANTKVGIAFTNDFYDAANPDPKERDRNLLVKQVIVEGPLDGPMAPRPETHRRIYGERANDLTDDAYMLEVLNRFARRAFRRPAESGEIERYLAFNRLAKSQGKPVEEAIRHALEAMLISPTFLFREEPGIGTAKGGRQLISEHALAARLSYFLWSTMPDDELMKLSSAGKLRENLPQQIARMLADKKAEAFTSNFAGQWLQLRNLSGAFPNRYMFPSFYDDRLAPLMRRETEMLFANILQENLPVDTLLTADYTFINDKLAKHYAIPGVEGDEFRKVSLKDTPRRGIFGHGSFLVLTSYPNRTSPVLRGQYILENLLHTPAPPPPPNVPQLTATGGSKKKESLREQMERHRDDPACASCHALMDPIGFGLENFDAVGRWREKEGAIPVNASGTLVTGQSFAGPQDLMKIISNDNRHAFHKAMAEKLLTYALGRGVDWYDRPAVETIVAKTDADGGRFAQLIHAVVTSVPFQFRRD
- a CDS encoding DUF1552 domain-containing protein, whose translation is MSSRRTFLKGIAGTLALPSLQSIVRAAPAAAAAAPTRLGFVYIPNGVNLDLWQPKGTENISESLSPLSALRQHYSVMRGLDHKYANSNGDGGGDHARANATFLTGVQARKTSGADIKLGVSVDQVAAQQLGHLTRLPSLELSTDPPRRSGNCDSGYSCAYQFNLAWRGEATPAPAERDPRLVFEKMFGSGDPKEDSRRRLHQKSVLDFVMEDAKRLNSRLDGSDKAKMDEYLTSVRDVESRIQQAEKFRIEAPEELRPNGVPETYKDHIRTMFDMMVLAFQTDSTRVATYLLAHDGSNRTFGEIGVTDAHHQLSHHRGDPEILAKIALIDKFYIEQFAYFLEKMRSIKEGSGTLLDHSMIVFGGGIADGNRHNHNDLPILLAGGGNGTLKQGRVIEAPKGTPMTNLYLSLLDRMNVKAERIGDSNGKLESIAS